CTTTCGCGAGGTTTCTCTGCGAGCACCAAGCGATCCCGTCCTTGCCGATGTGGTCGAGCATCGCGAGAAGCACAAGCGCTTCCGTCTTGGTGAGCCCGAGATCTCGGATGCCCTCGCGGAGCACCCACCGGGCAGTGATGCGCGCCACACTTCACACACCCCCTTCACGCTCACGGAACTCCTCATCGACGATCTGTAGTCGTCTCAGTGTCCGCGGCGGCTCGAACTGCTCGGCGAGTGCGTTCAGGCGCCTGGCGACAGCACGGGCGAGATCCGGGCTCAGGAACTGCACCGGATGCTCTGCCGGCATCGTTGGATCGATGAGGACGATCTCGCTCGGCTGCTGGGTGTGCACGTCTCGAGCGAGCTGCACGATCTCCTCGGCGAGCTCGTCGTTGATGATGTCGGCGTTCACGAGGTCACCCCCTGGCGTGCGGGGATCTCCATCGACCGCTCGGAACCGCGCAGCAGGCGAGAGAACTCAGCCACAGCGGGCAGTGCCTCCGCCGCGCGTAGCATCACCCGCGACAGAGCCGCCAGGCGGTCCGCATCGGCGTCGCTCGTGTTCTCGACACCCCAGTACGAGATCGTCGGCAGGCTCACGAAGAAGTCGCCGACGTTCACGCCAGGCTCGGGACGCGTCCGTGACGGATCGGTGTCGACGACGACCGCGATCAGCACTCCCAGGGATGCACCCACAGCAGGGCACTCGACGTCGTCGATCTCGACGTCAATGGACACACTGACCTCTCCCCCGAGGTTCGCACCGATGTGGACGTTCCACCCCGACCGAGTCGCGGCATCCGGCCACAGGACGTTCACGAATCCGTTCTCATCGACCCATCGGCGAGCGCACTTGTCGATCGTGAAGTCAGGCCGGCGACGAATCTGCTCGGCTGCCCACTCCTGGAACTCGGGATCGTTGACGACGATGCGCGCGGCCGCTTCGGTCTTCGCTGCGTACTGGAGCGCCCAGCTGCGGATAGCCTCGCGGATGTCGGTGGTCGGTGATTCAATGGGGGTGTTCACTTCGTTCTCCTCGCTGGATGATGTGGTGTTCTCGCCCCTGTTGGCCGCTGCAACGGCCGCGGGGGCACTTTCGTTCTCCGGGACGGCGCCGAAGCCCTCGACGAGCGTGCGCCGAGCCTCCTCGACAGCCGCCACGGGCTGAGACGTGTCCAGCGTCGCGATGCGACCGGACGGGAGCACGTAGCGCTCGATGGTCATGCCGAGACCTCGGCTTTCACGCGGGGCGGACGTGGCTCCGGCACCTTCCGCTCGACCTCGGCAGTGCTCGTGCGCTCGGACGCCTCGAGCCACTCGATGACGTCCCTCTCGCGGTAGACCACCGTTCGCGGCGTCGGCTTGAGGAACTTGGGCCCCTTGCCCTTCTCCGCGGCGCCGATGAACCGCAGCTGGGCGAGGTGACCGACTGACAGGAACGGCCAACGGTCGTGAACCTGCTGCGGGGTGAGGTACTTCTCTTCCATCACTTCTCTCCGTTTCTTCGGTAGTGATTATCGCTGCCGAACAACTCAAGTTGTACCACAGTAATTCGGTACCTGTAAACTCATCCGCATGGAGTCACCGGAGAGGCGTGCCGATTGGATGTAGAAGAGACCCCCGAGACTCAGATGGTCACTGTGGCGCCAGGCCTACGGGCTCAGTCCCCGTTGCGCATGACCTACCGCTTGGACGACCCGACCGGACTGGTAGCACTGGACACCGGCGAGCAGCTGGAGTATCCGTATGCGTTCGTAGGAGAGACGGTCGTGATCAAGGGTCGCTATGAGATCACGCGCATGCTCTTTGACGGGGCACGCGCACCGATCGGCACTGGATGGTTGGCCAAGGCCCCAATCGCGGAGCTCCGCCTCTACGCCTTGAACTACACCAACATCGAGGTTGACGACGATGTGGCACTAGGGCGAGAGATCTACGCGAACACCTACGTCAGTGACTGGTGCGGCAGCGTCCGTGGCGGCTCCCCGTCCTCCGATCTACGCGGACTCGCGATGGTCTATCGCGTCATCCGGCTTGGGTGGCGCAATCCGGTGGCACGCCTGTCCAGTCTTCTCGACGTGCATCACGACACGGTGCGTCGATGGATCGTGTCAGCGGTCAAGAACGGGTACTTGGAGTCGTGGGAGCGTGGGTAGCGTCCACAGCTACACGACGAAGGCCGGGCGCAAGCTCTACCGGATCTCGTACCGGCGCCCGGATCACTCCCAGACGACCGAGCGCGGCTTCACCCGGAAGATCGACGCCGAGCTGCGTCTCGCCGAGGTGGAGCTCGGTAAGGCCAAGGGCGACTACATCAACCCGAGCGACGCGAAGGAGCGCATCTCGTCAATCGCCACAGGATGGCTCCAGGCGCGCGAACACGCGATGAAGCCCTCCAGCTACCGAGCACTGAAAAGCTCGTGGGAGACGCACGTACAGCCCCGCTGGGGCGATCGCAGCGTCGGCGGCGTGAAGCACTCTGAGGTCCAGGACTGGCTCTCGGCACTGGCGAAGGAACGCGGCGCCACAACGGTGCTGCGCGCACACGGCGTGCTCGCCGGCATCCTCGACGTCGCGGTGAAGGATCGACGAGTCAGCAGGAACGTCGCTCGAGGCGTCACCCTCCCCCGCAAGACACCGAAGTCGAAGCCGTACCTCACGCACGCTCAGGTGCAGAAGCTCGCCGACGCCTCCGCGTACCCCACGCTCGTCCTGTTCCTGGCCTACACGGGCTTGCGCTGGGGCGAAGCGACCGGACTACGGGTGAAGCACGTAGACGCGCTCAGACGGCGCGTGCGCATCGAAGAGAACGCCGTCATGGTCGGGACGGTGATCCACGTCGGCACACCGAAGACGCACGAGACGCGATCCGTCCCGTATCCCGAGTTCCTGGCCCTGCCGATCGCGAAGCTCTGCGAGGGCAAGGGCCGCGATGAACTCCTGTTCGGTGACGGTCAGCTGCACATGCGACTCCCGAACTCTCGCGATGGGTGGTTCGCGGCCGCGGTGAAGCGCGTGCTCGCCGACGAGGAGAAGCTCGTGGCCGCTGCGAAGGCGAAGGGCGAGAAGCCACCGGCCACGATGCCGAGGGTGACACCGCACGACCTCCGGCACACTGCGGCGTCTCTGGCGATCTCGGCCGGCGCGAACGTGAAGGCCGTGCAGCGGATGCTTGGGCACGCCTCCGCGAGCATGACGCTCGACACCTACGCGGACCTGTTCGACGACGACCTCGACGGCGTTGCAGCAGCTCTCGATCAGGCACGTCGCGCTGCGAATGTTGTCACGCCGTTGTCACAGGAGAAGTAGAAAGCCCGCCCTCCCCAGTGTTTTCTAGGGAGAACGGGCTTCCAGGCTGGCGGTGACGGTGGGATTTGAACCCACGGTAGGGGGTTACCCTACACAACTTTTCGAGAGTTGCACCTTCGGCCGCTCGGACACGTCACCGCGGACTAGCTTACGACACGGCCGACCTCAGCGCGAATCGGGCACCAGGGCACTCGGGCACACGCGCCGGCACGGGGGCATCACCAGGGGGAGGCGACCTCGGCGTGGGTCTGCAGGATGCCCTCGGTCGTCCCCTCCGGCGCTCGGCCGATGCCGCACTCCGTCGCCACGCCGAACTCGGACACGAACCTCCGCGCCGCCTCGATGCGCCGCTCCGCGCCGTCGACGCCGTCTTCACGGTGCACGAGCCCGAGATACAGCTCGCCGTCGAACACCAGTCCGGCGAGGGGCGCGAAGTAGGCGTCGTCGTCGCGGTCGATCGGCACCGGAAGATGCAGCCACGTCACCGGACGCACGGATGCCGCCACCACCGCGTTCGCGTACCGCACCAGGTTCCCGGCATCCGCCGGCTCGACGAAGTGCTTCTCGCCGGCGTCGCCGTAGCAGAGGTGCACGCCGACCTCGACGTCGCGCGGCACGGCGTCGATCAACGCGGCGAGCCGCGCGACCAGGCCGTCGAAGGGGTCGCCGGGCCACCAGGCCTCCATGACCTTGCCGTACCCGGCCGCCCGCTCGATGATGCCCATCTCGCTCGCCACGTCCCACTGGATCGCAAGATCGTCGTGCGGGATCGCGGCGAGGATGCCGTCGAGCTCGCGCAGCATCGCCGCTGTGTACACGGGCTCGATCGCGGCGCGGTCGTCTCCCGAGAAGAACGACGAGATCACGGCGAGAGGCGTCGGCAACGACACCTGGAAACGGATGCCGGCGGGCACGGCACCCTCGGCACGCAGACGCGTGAAGATCGCGTACGACTCCAGCGCGGCGTCCGCGTATCCCAGAGCGGGCAGTGCGATGCCTGCGGCATCCGTCCCCTCCGCGATGCGCAGCGGACGAGCGTCGATTCCGGCCGGGAACGGGATGGGCACGTCGCCGACGCGCTCGATGCCGTCGGCCTGTCCGAGAACATCGGGCTGGAACATGATCCAGTGGAATCTCTTGCCCACCTCGCCGTCGGGCAGCCGACGCAG
This Microbacterium sp. XT11 DNA region includes the following protein-coding sequences:
- a CDS encoding helix-turn-helix transcriptional regulator; its protein translation is MEEKYLTPQQVHDRWPFLSVGHLAQLRFIGAAEKGKGPKFLKPTPRTVVYRERDVIEWLEASERTSTAEVERKVPEPRPPRVKAEVSA
- a CDS encoding tyrosine-type recombinase/integrase, with protein sequence MGSVHSYTTKAGRKLYRISYRRPDHSQTTERGFTRKIDAELRLAEVELGKAKGDYINPSDAKERISSIATGWLQAREHAMKPSSYRALKSSWETHVQPRWGDRSVGGVKHSEVQDWLSALAKERGATTVLRAHGVLAGILDVAVKDRRVSRNVARGVTLPRKTPKSKPYLTHAQVQKLADASAYPTLVLFLAYTGLRWGEATGLRVKHVDALRRRVRIEENAVMVGTVIHVGTPKTHETRSVPYPEFLALPIAKLCEGKGRDELLFGDGQLHMRLPNSRDGWFAAAVKRVLADEEKLVAAAKAKGEKPPATMPRVTPHDLRHTAASLAISAGANVKAVQRMLGHASASMTLDTYADLFDDDLDGVAAALDQARRAANVVTPLSQEK